The following proteins are encoded in a genomic region of Cryptomeria japonica chromosome 11, Sugi_1.0, whole genome shotgun sequence:
- the LOC131061071 gene encoding uncharacterized protein LOC131061071 translates to MVVKTGAKSSTERASLRRLSSLEKKGGRKSPGGRIVKELKGLDAEKAVAPHYQRPTANSSSQARVQFKPLTQSPSPHFNKVRRSSLGLESPDVCKYGRKSSLLGSRSSEKSPVKINRLKPSKSLEKTPLKINGLKTSRVFDKSPGLLKLKTPKSDLSCKTLNVARDTCSSNCKHVVKGGDLTISPEPRCPYHYCSLNHLDRVEPPSVKQFLASRRRLLRTQKSFKWVGLTPVPKGSGVGANSVDDIGPGVDTDIVIDTGHGVDIDSVVDTGQGLCVGGCGDNTREEDAAEVWKKSDDDPRPEDCQIVDCDDYDDDGLLFESGDNHGHYWIPIEEISMEESEIKMEENESMDFFAGDEDVEIDKQEIDIEAIDYDLGSSSYDYDQLAESLVDASDIKVTADESMEVFGEDKDGEDDDCDLDVEAFVYLQIVENLVDNTDVKVRAEESLELLAEDTDVKDDNHGVNVEASSNNMASNCYDHCQTEESLRLIQVNALESEFCSQIEPYGLLEVPLSEVNSCLQDKVKEADNCNLMSCEVEPVSEVCTNDSIEQFVVCEDDSDQSEETELQCYIPLNHGTEFSSPTEPDCTPGVSLSPENKYLEGVEEDEYDCKSGSLEGVFVSGVCANDHLELPVACNDDYDRIEDPEPQCLIQANVSGPECNSSTEPDGLPDSSVSDVNSSLKDEVKEEDECTSGSFECGSVSDDSDQSEKTELKCYIPVNHGTECSSPTEADYTPAVSCSLENKYLEDVAEEEYDCSSGSMEGLLVSEVCPNDHVEPLVGGKDDHDQIENSEPQCFIQVNVFGPECNSSTEPDGLPDASVSEVISSLKGEVEEDECISGSECGSVSDDSDQSEKSELKCYIPVNHGTECSSPTESDHTPGVSCSLENKYLEDIVEEEYDCSSGSVEGLSVSEVCLNDHVELSVGCKDDYDPIEDSEPRCFIQVNVFGPECNNLTEPDSLPDATSPEANSSLKGEVKEQDGCISGSSECGSISDVSAYDLIEESTSCQDMCDQSEDDEQRCFVLINALGTDCSSQKDSDGLPNVPFSEVNSCPKDEAEEEYDYVSGSAGAETASKVNADGHAKQFVDWEDDQGAKGRSDNEITELDSNKSDEFNSAGDGNLNCHIQVDTFSVQCSGNTEVDSPQNFSIIEFSEGPNPVIKEECIDIAGSILDGFDDDYNLTSLFPECKDDSSRGTESNSPMQFNIPTDVDSPTDNSPFESSISSKFDEGEDAHTLAGGDGDCAIETKGDDFEEQYLESENTKNGITRTSYDFDDDHTMDHELYNEMSEESLKSGLKGYNIISDENQNKPYRLKFRQGRVYPFDNQNSEAEKVDLRHQMTEERRAAHEWMLDYALTNIVKKLSPFRQRKVELLVEAFETVTPLSKCETNDLPQATRAFTCSRPIQACN, encoded by the coding sequence ATGGTGGTGAAGACAGGAGCGAAGTCATCTACAGAAAGAGCGTCTCTGAGAAGGCTTTCAAGCCTTGAAAAAAAGGGTGGGCGAAAGAGTCCCGGTGGGAGAATTGTTAAAGAATTGAAGGGATTAGATGCGGAAAAGGCAGTGGCGCCCCATTACCAGCGGCCGACCGCCAATTCATCCAGCCAGGCTCGGGTACAATTCAAACCTTTAACTCAGAGTCCTTCTCCTCATTTTAATAAGGTTAGAAGGTCTTCTTTAGGATTAGAATCTCCTGATGTTTGTAAATATGGTAGGAAGAGTTCTTTGTTGGGGTCTAGAAGTAGTGAGAAAAGTCCTGTGAAAATTAACCGGTTGAAGCCCTCTAAGTCCCTTGAGAAGACTCCGTTGaaaattaatggtttgaagaccTCTAGGGTGTTTGATAAAAGTCCTGGTTTGTTGAAACTCAAAACCCCAAAGAGTGATTTGAGTTGTAAGACTTTGAATGTGGCGAGGGATACCTGCTCTTCCAATTGTAAACATGTTGTTAAGGGCGGGGATTTGACAATTTCTCCGGAGCCTAGATGTCCATATCATTATTGTTCGCTCAACCATCTGGATCGTGTGGAGCCCCCCTCTGTGAAGCAGTTTTTGGCTTCTAGGAGGCGTTTGCTGAGGACTCAGAAGAGCTTCAAGTGGGTTGGCCTCACACCAGTGCCGAAAGGGTCCGGTGTGGGCGCAAATAGTGTGGATGACATAGGGCCTGGTGTGGATACAGATATTGTGATTGACACAGGGCATGGTGTGGACATAGATAGCGTGGTTGACACAGGGCAGGGGTTATGTGTTGGGGGTTGTGGAGATAATACGAGGGAAGAAGATGCTGCAGAGGTTTGGAAGAAATCGGATGATGATCCAAGGCCGGAAGATTGTCAAATTGTAGActgtgatgattatgatgatgatggatTGCTGTTTGAATCTGGTGACAACCATGGACATTATTGGATTCCGATTGAAGAAATCTCAATGGAAGAATCAGAAATTAAGATGGAGGAAAATGAATCTATGGATTTTTTTGCAGGGGACGAGGATGTTGAGATCGATAAACAGGAGATTGATATTGAGGCAATTGACTATGACTTGGGAAGCAGCTCCTATGATTATGATCAGCTTGCAGAAAGCTTAGTGGATGCTTCTGATATTAAGGTGACGGCTGATGAATCTATGGAAGTATTTGGCGAGGACAAGGATGGTGAAGATGATGATTGTGATCTTGATGTTGAGGCATTCGTTTATCTACAAATTGTAGAAAACTTAGTGGATAACACTGATGTTAAGGTGAGGGCTGAGGAATCTTTGGAACTATTGGCAGAGGATACAGATGTAAAAGATGATAATCATGGGGTTAATGTTGAGGCATCTTCCAATAATATGGCAAGCAATTGTTATGATCATTGTCAAACTGAAGAAAGTCTGCGTTTAATTCAGGTAAATGCACTTGAATCTGAATTTTGCAGTCAGATAGAACCTTATGGCCTTCTGGAAGTACCATTATCTGAAGTCAATTCATGTCTTCAGGACAAGGTGAAAGAAGCAGATAACTGTAATTTGATGAGCTGTGAGGTTGAACCTGTTTCTGAAGTATGTACTAATGATTCCATAGAGCAGTTTGTTGTCTGTGAGGATGATTCTGATCAGTCTGAAGAAACTGAACTGCAGTGTTATATTCCACTAAATCACGGAACTGAATTCAGCAGTCCTACAGAACCTGATTGCACACCAGGTGTTTCATTATCTCCGGAAAATAAATATCTCGAAGGTGTTGAGGAAGATGAATATGACTGCAAATCAGGAAGCTTGGAGGGTGTATTTGTTTCTGGCGTTTGTGCAAATGATCACTTAGAGCTGCCAGTTGCTTGCAATGATGATTATGATAGAATTGAGGATCCTGAACCACAGTGTTTGATTCAGGCAAATGTTTCTGGACCTGAATGCAACAGTTCTACAGAACCTGATGGTCTACCAGATTCATCTGTGTCTGATgtaaattcatcccttaaagatGAAGTCAAAGAAGAAGATGAGTGCACTTCAGGAAGCTTTGAGTGTGGCTCGGTTTCTGATGATTCTGATCAATCTGAAAAAACTGAACTGAAGTGTTATATTCCGGTAAATCATGGAACTGAATGTAGTAGTCCTACAGAGGCTGATTACACACCAGCTGTATCTTGCTCTTTGGAAAATAAATATCTGGAAGATGTTGCGGAAGAAGAATATGACTGCAGTTCAGGAAGTATGGAGGGTTTACTTGTTTCCGAAGTTTGTCCAAATGATCATGTAGAGCCGTTAGTGGGCGGCAAGGATGATCATGATCAAATTGAGAATTCCGAACCACAGTGTTTTATTCAGGTAAATGTTTTTGGACCTGAATGCAACAGTTCTACAGAACCTGATGGTCTACCGGATGCATCTGTGTCTGAAGTAATTTCATCCCTTAAAGGTGAAGTTGAAGAAGATGAGTGCATTTCAGGCTCTGAGTGTGGATCTGTTTCTGATGATTCTGATCAATCTGAAAAAAGTGAACTGAAGTGTTATATTCCGGTAAATCATGGAACTGAATGTAGTAGTCCTACAGAATCTGATCACACACCAGGTGTATCTTGCTCTCTTGAAAATAAATATCTcgaagatattgttgaagaagaaTATGACTGCAGTTCAGGAAGCGTGGAGGGTTTATCTGTTTCTGAAGTTTGTCTGAATGATCATGTTGAGCTGTCAGTTGGTTGCAAGGATGATTATGATCCAATTGAGGATTCCGAACCACGGTGTTTTATTCAAGTAAATGTATTTGGACCTGAATGCAACAATTTAACAGAACCTGATAGTCTACCAGATGCAACTTCACCTGAAGCAAATTCATCCCTTAAAGGTGAAGTCAAGGAACAAGATGGGTGCATTTCAGGAAGCTCTGAATGTGGTTCTATTTCTGATGTTAGTGCTTATGATCTCATAGAGGAGTCTACTAGCTGCCAGGACATGTGTGATCAAAGTGAGGATGACGAACAACGATGCTTTGTTTTGATAAATGCTCTTGGAACTGACTGCAGCAGTCAGAAAGATTCTGATGGTCTACCCAATGTGCCATTCTCTGAAGTAAATTCATGCCCGAAAGATGAAGCAGAAGAAGAATATGACTATGTTTCAGGAAGTGCTGGGGCTGAAACGGCTTCCAAAGTCAATGCTGATGGTCATGCAAAACAGTTTGTTGACTGGGAAGATGATCAAGGTGCTAAGGGCAGATCAGATAATGAAATTACTGAGCTTGATAGCAACAAAAGTGATGAGTTTAATTCTGCTGGAGATGGCAACCTAAACTGTCACATTCAGGTTGACACTTTTAGTGTGCAATGCAGCGGTAATACAGAGGTTGACAGTCCACAAAATTTTTCAATTATTGAATTCAGTGAGGGTCCTAATCCAGTGATAAAGGAGGAGTGCATTGATATTGCAGGAAGCATATTGGATGGATTTGACGATGACTACAATCTCACAAGCCTGTTTCCAGAATGCAAGGATGATAGTAGCAGGGGAACTGAATCAAATTCTCCCATGCAATTCAACATTCCTACAGATGTGGACAGTCCAACAGACAATTCTCCATTTGAGTCCAGCATAAGTTCTAAATTTGATGAAGGTGAGGATGCCCATACTTTAGCTGGTGGAGATGGTGATTGTGCTATTGAAACTAAAGGTGATGACTTTGAAGAGCAATATTTAGAATCTGAGAATACAAAAAATGGGATCACTAGAACAAgctatgattttgatgatgatcataCCATGGATCATGAGCTATACAACGAAATGAGCGAAGAGAGCCTCAAAAGTGGATTAAAAGGATATAATATCATTTCAGATGAGAACCAAAACAAGCCTTACCGTCTCAAATTCAGGCAGGGGCGTGTCTATCCTTTTGATAATCAAAATTCAGAAGCTGAGAAGGTTGATTTGAGGCATCAGATGACTGAGGAAAGAAGAGCAGCACATGAGTGGATGCTGGATTATGCTCTCACGAACATAGTCAAAAAGCTCTCTCCTTTCAGGCAAAGAAAGGTAGAACTGCTTGTAGAGGCTTTTGAGACTGTCACACCACTTTCTAAGTGTGAAACTAATGACTTGCCACAAGCTACAAGAGCTTTTACTTGCTCAAGACCTATTCAAGCATGTAACTAA